GGAGCGCACCGCCCAGGATCAGATTGCGCCCTTCCTCCGGCAACAGTTTCAGCGACAGACCCAGCGTCACCAGGATAAAGGAGAACTCGCCGATCTGGGCCAGACTCGCGGCGATCGTCAGAGCCGTGCCGATTGGGTGCCGGAATGCCAGCACGATCGCCACGGCGGCGAGCGATTTGCCGATCATGATCACGCCGAGCACCGCCAGGACCGAGAGCGGCGCGCGGAGGAGGATGCTCGGATCGAACAGCATCCCGATGGAGACGAAGAACAGCACCGCGAAGGCATCCTGCAGGGGCAGGGACTCGGCGGCGGCCTGATGACTGAGATCGGACTCGGCGAGCACCATGCCCGCGAAGAAGGCCCCGAGGGCGAACGAAACCCCGAACAGTTCCGCCGAGCCGAAGGCGATCCCCAGCGCCATCGCCAGGACGGCGAGGGTGAAAAGCTCCCGCAACCCGGTGCGCGCCGCCTGATCGAGCAACCAGGGTATGAAGCGACGTCCGCCAACCAGCATCAGGCTCGCGAAGATCGCGACTTTGGCGAAGGTCAGAAGGATGGTGAGCAGCAGGCTGCCGGCATAGTCAGGGCCGATGAAGTGCCCGATGAAGTCGGTGAGCACGTGGGCTGTGCCGTGCGCGGCCCCTCCCGCTTCGCCCCCGAGGGAGGGGGCAAGGGCTGGCAGGACGACCAGCGCGAGCACCATCGCCAGGTCTTCGACGATGAGCCAGCCCACGGCGATGCGCCCGTTGTCGGTGTCGAGCAGACCACGCTCCTCCAGGGCTCGCAGCAGGACCACGGTGCTCGCGACGGATAGAGCCAGACCGAAGACCAGTCCTTGGCCGAGGCTCCACCCCCACGCCAGAGCCAGGCCGACGCCCATTGTGGTCGCCGCGATGATCTGCACCACGGCTCCGGGCAAGGCGATGGCGCGCACGCTCATCAGGTCATTGAAAGAGAAGTGCAGACCGACCCCGAACATCAGCAGGATCACACCAATCTCTGCCAGCTGACCTGTTAGATTGCTTTCGCCGACAAATCCCGGTGTGTAGGGCCCCACAAGTACCCCCGCGACCAGATAGCCGACCAGGGGCGGCAGTCTGAGACGTTGGGCGACCATTCCGCAGATGAAGGCAAGCGTCAGCCCGAGGGCGATGATGGCGATCAGTTCGGTCGCATGCGGCACGAGATCGTGACTCTCAGAAAGCGGACGGGGGCGGGAGTCATGACCTTAGACACATGCGCCCAGGAGTCAGGATCCACGGGGGTGCCGTCGGCTCACACGGCGTCCGGACGGACGCTGCACGCGGGCTCGCGCGGAAGGCAGCCTCCGCCAAACCGAGCGTGACGCAGGAGACGCGATCGTCCCCGCGCGAAGATGCGACAGCCGCGTCTCGATCCGCGAGGCGGAACCCGCGCAGCGGCGCAGTGAACGCAGACCGGTCCGCCCGGCTTTCGAGACGATCATCTCACGGCCGTCCGCAATCGCGTGCGGCCAGAGGTTTGGTCCCGACACGACAGCGGAATGGACGCGACGAATTACGCGCCCTTTCCGACGCGGGGGCCTCCGTGCGCGTGGACCGACAGCGGCGGTAGCGCTGACCGGTCAGGAGCTCACCCTGCCGTGACGGCCGGCGTGCGGCCCGGCCAAGCCCGCATCGTCCATCAGCCCGCGCCCAGGTGAGCCTGCGCCGAAAGTGTCGGATTCTGCTCGCGCTCCGGCCGCGACTGGGGATCTTCAGCTCACCGTTCCCGTCAGGTCGGCGAGACCTTGGGCCTCCGTGGCCAGGCTGGCCGCGAGCAAGAGGCAGACACCGCCAAGAAGAGCAACGCCGATCACAGCCCACGCCAGATCTGATGTCCGAACGGGCTGCCCGGCCTGCCGGCCAGCGAGCGAGCTTCGGACTCTGTGAGCCTCTGTCGATGTGCGGTGCATGGGGCGACTCCGCAGCTGGAGATCCTGTTTGTTAACGGTCTGGAGGCCGAGCCTTCATCCCGGCGCGGGTCATCGACAGATGCTGCCTGTGTGCTGTCGCACGAATGCTGAAGGCGGACAGAAATCCAGCGCCCGATACGCCCGCCAGGAACGAGCTTGGGCCATTCGGCAGGCCGAAACGGGCTCTTATGCGGTCGTCCGCACCGAATCCGGACCACGGGATCCGGTCTTCCCGCAGATGCGGGCCGGGCAGCGCGCAGGGCCGCATCCCGACCGTTTCGCCTGACCGGCGCGGTCTGCCCGAAAAACGCCCCGCCCCTGGGCGACGGTCGGTGTGGGGCACCCGCGCCCTGCCACACTAGCCGGACGAACAGCCCCCCGCATGCCGATGCCGCGTTTCGCCCAGAGCCTCGCGCTCGCCGCCCTGCTCCTGCCGGCCGCCGCGCACGCCCAGGACCGCGGCAGCGTCAACCCGAAACCGCTGCCGCCCCTGGAGCACCCGGACGCGCCCTCGACCCCCGCCAAGGCCCTGTTCGGGCGCGTCACCAAGGCGTCCTCCGGACCGGCCCGCATCTACGGCTTCTACGCCAAGGGCTGCTTCTCCGGGGGCGAGGCCCTGCCGATGGACGGGCCGAACTGGCAGGTCATGCGCCCGTCACGCAACCGGATGTGGGGCACGCCCTACCTGGTCGATTTCATCGAGCGGCTGTCGCAGAAGGCCGTCCGGGTCGGCTGGCCGGGGCTGCTGGTGGGCGACATGGCCCAGCCCCGGGGCGGCCCGATGATCACCGGCCACGCCTCGCACCAGATCGGCATCGACGCCGACGTCTGGCTGACGCCGATGCCCGACCACCGGATGAGCCGGGCGGAGCGCGAGGAGACCTCGGCCACCGACATGGTCCGCCGGGACCGCCTCGACATCGATCCGGAAGTCTGGACGCCTACCCACCTGCAGTTGATCAAGCTGACGGCCGAGCAGCCGGAGGTGGAGCGCATCTTCGTCAACGCGGCGATCAAGAAGGCGCTCTGCCGCGACGCCGCGGGCAGCCGCTGGATGTCGAAGGTCCGCCCGATGTACGGGCACAACTACCACTACCATATCCGGCTCGCCTGCCCGGCCGGTCAGGAGGATTGCCAGCCGCAGGGCGCGCCCCCGGCCGGCGATGGCTGCGACGACCTCGGCTACTGGTTCTCGGACGCGGTGCTCCACCCGAAGCCCCCGAAGGTGCCGCCGAAGCCGAAGCCCGCCATGACCATGGCGGCGCTGCCTGCCGCCTGCCGGACGGTGCTGAAGGCGCCGTAGGCCGCGTCGCGCGGCAGCCCCGGCAGGCCGCCGGGCTGAGGCGACGGAGCGCGGCACGTGCGGCCGCGCTCGCTCCAGTGGGCGTCCTGGGCGGAGGCGGTCAGCGCCCCTTCTTGTAGAGCTTGCTCGCGATCTCGAAAATCTTCTCCGGCGCGTAGTGCGGTACGAAGGCGCCGTAATTGCCGTCGGGCTCCGGGACCTTGCCGACCTCGGGCAACCCGTCGACAGCCTCCAGATCCCCGGGCGGATCGTCCGGCAGCGCCACCTCGTCATTCGACCAGACGCCCGCCGCTTCCTTGTAGTCGTCCAGGCTGAAGCGGTGCGGATAACCGCGCGGGCCTGCCGCTCGCCCTGTTCGATCCGCCGCGGCGATGTGCTAACGCCCCTTCATGCCCCGCTGGCTCTTCCTCCTCTTCGCCGTCGCCGTCGCCCTCTCCGTGCTGGGCAGCGTGCTGATCGTGCTCCGAAGCCCCAACAGCACGCCCCAGCTGGGGGGCAACTTCCTCACGCCCGCAGCACCCGGCATGAAGCCGCGGCCCGCCACGGGCCCGTGAGGCCAGGCGGCGGGCCCGGCATCCCGGATGCCCGCAAGGGCAGGATCACCGACGCACTGCCCGAGCCAAGTTTCAATCAGAAGTGGCCGAAATTTCCCCGGTTGGGCGAGCTTCTCGTCTTGGTCGACGCGAAACCTGGCCGAGGGACTGGACCTCGTCTGCAATTTACGGCTTGTAGCGGGGCAAGAGCGCGGCCTGCGGGCCTAAGCGCATCGGGCTGAGAGGGGCTGAGCCGGATGGAGACGGGCGGAACCGCCACGAGCCACGTGCCGGACGAGCTGAAGGCGGACGCGCATCGGGGTGACCCGTTCGCCGCGGCCGTGCGTGCGACCCGGATGCCGATGATCGTCACGGATCCGAGTCAGTACGACAACCCGATCGTCTTCGTGAACAACGCCTTCCTGAAGCTCACCGGCTATACGCGGTTCGAGGTGCTCGGCCGCAATTGCCGCTTTCTTCAGGGACCGGAGACCAATCCGGCGGCGATCGACCGGATCCGCGACGCGGTCCGGCAGGAGGTCGACATCCGGGTCGACCTGCTCAACTACCGCAAGGACGGCTCGACCTTCCACAATGCCCTGTATGTCGGGCCGGTGCGGGATGCGGACGGCAAGGTCGTCTACTTCTTCGCCTCGCAGCTCGACGTCAGCGAGCATTACGCGCTCACCGCCGAGATCGAGCGGCTGGAGGGCGAGCTCGCGGAAGCCCGGGCGAAGCTCGCCGCGCGCTAGAACCCGGCGCCGCGCGCGATCAGGGCTTCGTCAGGAAGCCGATCGGCTCCCGGCCCGGCTGGCCGAGCCAGAGCAGCACCGCGCCGAGGCCGAGCCCGATCAGCGAGACCGGCGCCAGGGTGAGCGGCAGGCCGAGGATATGCCAGAGCCAGGGCGCCGCCCCCTCGACACTGCCCTGCAGGGCACCGGCCTTGTCCTTGAACAGAGTGGCGATCACGTCGGAGAGCGGCGTCACCCGCAGGCCGTTATTGGCGATCGAGCGGGCGCCGTCATACACCAACGCGACGAAGCCGCCGGCCATCAGAAGAAAGCCCAGGACGCGGGCCAGGAAGCGGAACATCGCGGGGCCTTCGGAGCCTTGCCGGTGAGCTTTGCCTGCGCGCCCCGGAAGGCGCCCGTCACGGGAGTATGGGTCTCGGACGCCCGGTGCAAGCGCCGCGGCCACGCGGTTGCTGGTCCGGTGAGCGCGTGCCACAGGGTCGGCCGGCGGCGGAAGGCCGTGCGGGGACGGTCGGATTGAACACGCGCGCGACGAATCTCAGCCTCGTGATCTTCGATTGCGACGGCGTTCTGGTCGACAGCGAGCCGCTGAGCCTGGCCTGCCTGACGGCGGGCCTCAACCGCATCGGCGTGGCGATCGATCTCGCCACCGTGCGGGCGCGCTTCACGGGCACCTCCATGGCCTCGATCATGGCGCATATCGCGGCGGATTACGGCATCACGGCACCGCCGGGCTTCGTCCGACGCGGTCAAGGCCGAGACGCTGGCCCTGTTCGACACCGAGCTGAAGGCGATGCGCGGCGTCGCCTCGGCGGTCTCCGGCCTGGGCCTTCCGGTCTGCGTGGCGTCGAGCAGCGACCCGGTCCGCCTGCGCCACTCCCTGGGCCTGACCGGATTGCTGCCGCTGTTCGGCGACCACGTCTTCTCCTCGGCGCAGGTGGCGCGGGGCAAGCCGTTCCCCGACCTGTTCCTGTTCGCCGCCGAGCGTATGGGCGCCGAACCCGCTGCCTGCCTCGTGATCGAGGACAGCGTCCCCGGGGTCACGGCCGCGAGGAGCGCCGGCATGCGGGTCGCGGGCTTCACCGGCGGCGGCCATTGGGGGCACGATCCGGCCGGCAGCGATCTCGTGCGCGCCGGGGCCACACCCATCTTCTCGGATTTCTCCGACCTCGCCGCGGTGATCGGCGGCCCCTGAACGGTCTCACCTCCGGGGGACGCAAACAGCACCGGCTTCCTGCCAAGCGCGACCGCAAAATCGGAAACCCGTTCCGTTGACGTCCCGCGGCCGCACCTCCATCTTCGAGGGCGCCGGAGGAGAGCCCGCTCCCGCTCCGGCCGCGGTGATTTGAGAAGCGTAGCTTGCGCCGCGTCATCAAACGCTAAAGCACTGCGACGGCCCCGTGCCGCGCGGTCCTTCAGTCTGGAGGACATCCGATGACGAGCCGACCTCGTTTCCTTCGTAACCCGCTCCCGAACGCGCAGGGCTCCCGCGCCGATCGCCGGCGCTGTCGACGCTAGACCGCCGACGATCCGCAGCCCGCATCGCGATCCGACCAGGCGTCACGCCGGCCCAGGGAGTGTCCACCCCATGCAAAGTCTCCACGCAGACCTCAGGCTCGAAGACCGCCTCAGGCCCGAAAACCGCCTCGACGCCGCCGAACCCGCCCGGGTGATCGAGATCGGCGAGATCACCGCCGGGATCGCCGTCCCCGAGGGGCGCGGCGTGCGGTTCTTCTCATCCGCGCGCGATTTCGACGGTCTCGACGGGGCCGTGTTCCGCACCGCCGAGCAGGCCGCCCGCGCGGCCCGGGCGCGCGTGAGCACCCGGTCCCGGACGGCGGCGCGGCGGGATCAGCCGCGTCTCCGGCACGCCTGAGCGGCGGCTACTTGCTGCACTCCTCGCGGGTGCGCTTCATCGCCTCCGAGAACCCGCCGAGCGCGTACTCGTCGCTCGTCGGGCTCCCCCGCATGGAGGTGGTCTTGATGATGAGCTTCGGGTTGCGGGCACTCATCTCCGAGACGACCCGCGCCTCCTCGGCCGGGTTCTGCAGCCAGGCGTTCCCGTCCTTCACCACCAGGCCGTAGCGGCTGGCGCCGAGATTCAGGCTTGGGTCGGTGGGGGCGGCGGCCGAGCCGGGCTTGACCTGGGACGCCGCCGGCTTCGACGGGAAGCCCAGCATCACCGCCACCTCGTTCTGCACGTTCTCGCCCTTGCGCACGCTCACGAACAGGTAGGCGGTGTCGCGCTTCAGGGTCTTGGGCGAGCGGGTCTGGGGCTGGGCGATGGCGTAGCAGAGCTTGTTGCGGCCGTCGCCGTTCACGAACACGTTCCAATCGCCGAAGATCGCCACCGGCGTCGCCTGCTGCATCCCCGGCGGCGTCGCCGTGGACTTCTCGGCCCGCTTCGGCCGCTCGCGGCCGTGCCGGCGCCCCCGCCGTCCGGAGGTGGCCTCGCCGGACGCCGCCGCATCGGGCGCGGCCTCCTGGGCCTGTGCGGCTGTCACCGTCAGGGCGGCGCCGCCGACGAGCCCGCCGGTGAGACCGGCGGCGAACCCGGATGCGAGCAGGGTGAGGGCTCCGACCGGGAGCAAGCGGGAGACGCGGACCATCTTCACTTCCTGACGACGGGCGGCTCCGTCAGGAACCGCACCGGGGATCGGGATTAGTGAAGCTTGCGTAAAGCGTCGGCAAGATGGCGACGCGTCTTCCAGTGTTCAGAGCGCGCGGGCTTCCGCGGCCCGGGCGGCGATCACGGCGGCCGGCACGGCCACCGGTTCCACGGCGGCCGCGATGGGCCCGGGGATCGCGTTCGGCTGCGCGGGGACGACACGCGTCGGCGCGGCCTCCTTGCGGGGCGGATCGTTGTAGGGGGTGTTGTAGCCCTTGCGCACGGCGGCCCAGTAGGACTCACGCGACAGGCCCGAACCCGTCAAAGCGGCATCGACCATGGCCGTGGCATGCGCCGCGAAATCCGGCACGTCCTCCGGGTTCAGCCAACTCTCGACAGGCATCCTGCGAACTCCGATCCAAACGGCGAAGCTTCTAGCTGAACAGACTTAGCCAGAGGCTGAACGCGCGGGTCGGGCGATGGTTGCGATGCACAATTCCGGTGATGCCCTGTGGGTAAGTGGGTCGGGCTGGGGCCGGGCGCGGAAGGACGCGGGCCCGTCGACTCGTCACAGGATGGACTTGATCGCCAATCTCACGGCACGTCGCAGAGATCAGAATTAACTCCCGACGGCCAGAAAGCAGTTGGTCGAGCATCCCCGCGCATCAGTTCTGTCCGGATATTTCGACCAGGCATTCGCCCCAAATCGCGGAATGAAATCTTTTAAGACTGGACATAAAGCTTACCGCAGGGCGCGATCCGGATCACATTTCTGGCTCGATGCCTCGTGAGTCTGGCGATCGACATGGAGGCCGCTCGTCGAAGCGGTAGGGCCGCGATGGTGGGAATCGTGAACGGCGTTCTGTCGGTTTCGTTGATTCAGCGCGCTCAGGCGCCCGCCCACGCTTCCGTCGCGGGGGCGACGGCGGCGCTGGCCGGTCCGGCCAGCGCCGCGTCGGGGCCGTTACGCTCTGCCAGGCGAGCCGAGATGGAGAGCCTGCTGGCGTCCCTGGCCGTGGCGCCGACCGGCATCCGCCCTGGCCGTGGCGCCGACCGGCATCCGCGACATGGCGGCCCGTCTGCTCCAGGAAGCGGAGCGGAAGCTGGTGCGGCTCCGCGCGGAGGCTCAGGCCGCGCGAGCGGCGGGCGACCGCAAGGCGGCCGAGCGTATTGCCCGGGAGCTGGTCGTGCTGGCCCGCCAGATCGCCGACGCCGCGCAGGACTACGCCGTCGCGGAGGCCGCGCCGGACTTCGTCTCGCCGGCCCTGGCCAAGGCCGCCGCGCGGACCCGTGCCGAAGGCGGCGCGGCGCCCGCGACTCTGGTCGGCGAGGCCGAGGCGGCGGTGTCCGACGCGACGCAGGCCGCTGCGGCAGAGGGTGATCCCAGCGCGGACAGGCTGGATCCGCGGGAGGCGGCGGGTGAAGCCGCGTTGTCCCAGCCGGCGGATCGCGAGCCGGTGCCCGGCAGCCCGGTCACGCGCGGGTCGGGCAGCGCGGAGGACGAGAGCGTCCCATGTATGGCCCACCGGCTTCTCGAAGCGGCCGAGGCGCTGCTCGGCGCGATGGAGCAGCTGGCGGGCCGGCGATCATCCCGGGCCCTCCGCACCGATCAGCCGCTCTGACCGACGGTTGCCGAAGACCGGATCCGGTCAGGCCAGCCGCTCGATCCAGCCCTGCGCCTGCGCCCGGACGTTCTCGGGCGCGGTGCCGCCGTAGCTGGTGCGGCTCGCCACCGAGTTCGCGACGCCGAGCACAGCGTAGACCGCGTCGGTGATGCGCGGCTCCGCCTCCTGCATCTCGGCCAGCGACAGCTCTTCGAGTCCCACGCCCTTGGCGGAGGCTGCGCCCACGAGGCGGCCGGTGACGTGATGCGCCTGCCGGAACGGCAGGCCGAGCTCGCGCACCAGCCAGTCGGCGAGGTCGGTGGCGGTGGCGTAGCCGGAGCCGGCGGCCTGGGCGAGCACCTCGGCGTTGGGCTCCAGATCCTGCACCATGCCGGTCAGGGCGGCGAGGCACAGGGACAGGGCCTGGAGGGCATCGAACGTGCCCTCCTTGTCCTCCTGCATGTCCTTCGAATAGGCGAGCGGCAGGCCCTTCATGACGATCAGCAGGCCGGTCAGCGCGCCGATGATCCGGCCGGACTTGGCGCGCACCAGCTCGGCGGCGTCGGGGTTGCGCTTCTGCGGCATGATCGACGAGCCGGTGGTGAAGCCGTCGGACAGGCGCACGAAGTTGAACTGGGCCGAGGTCCAGACCACCAGCTCCTCGGCGAAGCGCGACAGGTGCACGGCGCAGATCGAGGCCGCCGCGAGCGCCTCCAGGGCGAAGTCGCGGTCGGCGACCGAATCGAGCGAGTTGGCGGTCGGCCGGTCGAAACCGAGCGCCGCCGCGGTGGCGTGCCGGTCGATCGGGAAGGAGGTGCCGGCCAGCGCCGCGGCGCCGAGCGGGCACTCGTTGAGCCGCGCCCGCGCGTCGCGGAATCGGCCGCGGTCGCGGGCCAGCATCTCGACATAGGCGAGGCAATGGTGGCCGAAGGTGACCGGCTGGGCCGATTGCAGATGGGTGAAGCCCGGCATCACGGTGTCGGCGTGCTTGAGCGCCGTCTGGCTGAGGGCGCGCTGCAGGTCGGCGGCCTGCTGGTCGAGGGAGTCGAGGGTGTCGCGCACCCAGAGCTTCATGTCGGTGGCGACCTGGTCGTTGCGCGAGCGCGCCGTGTGCAGGCGGCCGGCGGCCGGGCCGACGATCTCGGTCAGCCGGCTCTCGACGGACATGTGGATGTCCTCAAGCTCGCGCTTGAACGTGAAGGTGCCGGCTTCGATCTCGTCGCGCACGGACTTGAGCCCGGCCTCGATTGCAGCCACATCCTCCGCCGGCAGGATGCCGGCTTGGCCGAGCATCGCCACATGCGCCAGCGAGCCGCGGATATCCTGGGGCGCGAGGCGCTTGTCGAATCCGATGGAGGCGTTGATCTCCTCCATGATCTCCGCCGGGCCGCTCGCGAAGCGGCCGCCCCACATCCGGTTGCTCATGTCGATCCTTCCGCGCCCTGAACGCCCCGGCAGGCAAAGCTGATGCCCGGCCGCACACCCATCCTGGCCGGCGCGGGCGTCGCCGCGCTCGCCGTCCTTGGGCTCGCCCTATACGGG
This window of the Methylobacterium tardum genome carries:
- a CDS encoding invasion associated locus b family protein encodes the protein MVRVSRLLPVGALTLLASGFAAGLTGGLVGGAALTVTAAQAQEAAPDAAASGEATSGRRGRRHGRERPKRAEKSTATPPGMQQATPVAIFGDWNVFVNGDGRNKLCYAIAQPQTRSPKTLKRDTAYLFVSVRKGENVQNEVAVMLGFPSKPAASQVKPGSAAAPTDPSLNLGASRYGLVVKDGNAWLQNPAEEARVVSEMSARNPKLIIKTTSMRGSPTSDEYALGGFSEAMKRTREECSK
- the ybaL gene encoding YbaL family putative K(+) efflux transporter translates to MPHATELIAIIALGLTLAFICGMVAQRLRLPPLVGYLVAGVLVGPYTPGFVGESNLTGQLAEIGVILLMFGVGLHFSFNDLMSVRAIALPGAVVQIIAATTMGVGLALAWGWSLGQGLVFGLALSVASTVVLLRALEERGLLDTDNGRIAVGWLIVEDLAMVLALVVLPALAPSLGGEAGGAAHGTAHVLTDFIGHFIGPDYAGSLLLTILLTFAKVAIFASLMLVGGRRFIPWLLDQAARTGLRELFTLAVLAMALGIAFGSAELFGVSFALGAFFAGMVLAESDLSHQAAAESLPLQDAFAVLFFVSIGMLFDPSILLRAPLSVLAVLGVIMIGKSLAAVAIVLAFRHPIGTALTIAASLAQIGEFSFILVTLGLSLKLLPEEGRNLILGGALLSITLNPVFFALVTRIEQALAARPDRATRFERRRGPDVAETVGRSQRRDHVVIVGYGRVGSSIGTTLQAWDLPYVVIERDRRRVLDLRAAGVPAVFGDATVPGILEAAGIGAARLLVVATPGPHQAPRLVEAARASNPTIDTVVRTHSDVERRHLEEDRVGLVLMAERELALGMSLYALRSLGVREGEARLFIDSARTESQFGSDKTAGPVKGSPELRHQHDESADGMP
- a CDS encoding PAS domain-containing protein translates to METGGTATSHVPDELKADAHRGDPFAAAVRATRMPMIVTDPSQYDNPIVFVNNAFLKLTGYTRFEVLGRNCRFLQGPETNPAAIDRIRDAVRQEVDIRVDLLNYRKDGSTFHNALYVGPVRDADGKVVYFFASQLDVSEHYALTAEIERLEGELAEARAKLAAR
- the mepA gene encoding penicillin-insensitive murein endopeptidase, whose translation is MPMPRFAQSLALAALLLPAAAHAQDRGSVNPKPLPPLEHPDAPSTPAKALFGRVTKASSGPARIYGFYAKGCFSGGEALPMDGPNWQVMRPSRNRMWGTPYLVDFIERLSQKAVRVGWPGLLVGDMAQPRGGPMITGHASHQIGIDADVWLTPMPDHRMSRAEREETSATDMVRRDRLDIDPEVWTPTHLQLIKLTAEQPEVERIFVNAAIKKALCRDAAGSRWMSKVRPMYGHNYHYHIRLACPAGQEDCQPQGAPPAGDGCDDLGYWFSDAVLHPKPPKVPPKPKPAMTMAALPAACRTVLKAP
- the argH gene encoding argininosuccinate lyase; the protein is MSNRMWGGRFASGPAEIMEEINASIGFDKRLAPQDIRGSLAHVAMLGQAGILPAEDVAAIEAGLKSVRDEIEAGTFTFKRELEDIHMSVESRLTEIVGPAAGRLHTARSRNDQVATDMKLWVRDTLDSLDQQAADLQRALSQTALKHADTVMPGFTHLQSAQPVTFGHHCLAYVEMLARDRGRFRDARARLNECPLGAAALAGTSFPIDRHATAAALGFDRPTANSLDSVADRDFALEALAAASICAVHLSRFAEELVVWTSAQFNFVRLSDGFTTGSSIMPQKRNPDAAELVRAKSGRIIGALTGLLIVMKGLPLAYSKDMQEDKEGTFDALQALSLCLAALTGMVQDLEPNAEVLAQAAGSGYATATDLADWLVRELGLPFRQAHHVTGRLVGAASAKGVGLEELSLAEMQEAEPRITDAVYAVLGVANSVASRTSYGGTAPENVRAQAQGWIERLA
- a CDS encoding PetM family of cytochrome b6f complex subunit 7, with product MFRFLARVLGFLLMAGGFVALVYDGARSIANNGLRVTPLSDVIATLFKDKAGALQGSVEGAAPWLWHILGLPLTLAPVSLIGLGLGAVLLWLGQPGREPIGFLTKP